A segment of the Lolium perenne isolate Kyuss_39 chromosome 3, Kyuss_2.0, whole genome shotgun sequence genome:
GTACATAGGTGTGAAATTATAATTTAAGATAGTAATCCACGCATAAAGTGTTTTGCGGTAATGCTCAGCTCTGAACATATATGCTATATACATATAAGCTTTGATGAATAGTTGTCTCTCTAGTGATGTAAATTAAGTTGATAATAGATTGTTCAAGGAAGTACAAAATGATCTAAGTAGCTAGACAACTTGCACAATTAGCATAAAAACTTAAGTACACATTGGTGCACAATAAGTATTTAATAAAAATAACTATACTACAGTGGAAGTCATTTATCTGTATGGATGGAGATGACATACTTACTTTGCTTTATATTTCAAGATAATTTATTTGGCATATTCATTGGAGAAGGAGAGATGCAAGAAAGTGGTAACAAGAACTATCAATCTATAGCAAAAAATGAACTAGAATATGATAAATTAGACCGTACGTAAATCTTTACCTGATCCGGTATAACACTTGTCATGATACTCATGATGCTCCTGATTGCATCAGTTGTAGCCTATAATTAGGTTATGTTTGTTAATGTGTCATTTTATGAAATATTACAAATTTTCTGGCTAGTAAGTTTGTGCACACTATACCTTGTAATTATACGCAAAATTTTCCAGATAAGCAACTAAATTTTCTCTATCCCGCTTTTGCCCCACAAAATTAAGCCGTCGGAGGGGTCTTGGATGCTGGTATCTCATTCacaacatgtgttagaacaccaactAAAACACATATAACTATCATTGTAATTTTTTCTCTTCAAATGGTTATTAACTATTCACCCTAAAACATGAAAACAAATTTTATGTTGACTTGCATTTAGATAATTATTTACCTGATTTGAAATGTCTCGAGATATTTTGTTGACCTCCATGCCTATTTGTTGTCGAATCGCGTCATCAGATATAAGCGGAAGTAGACCATTGAGCCATATGACAAATTGTTTTGAAGATGCCTATCAAATGGAAACTCAACATTTTATTAAATACTCAAGCATAATTAGAGCTCAGTAAAGAATTTTTTAAATCGAGTAAACATACAGCTCTTTCATGCTCCTTTCGATGAATGCGGATCCACATTTCTTCCCTCTCCGAGAGGTTGTTCTCCCATGTCTCCCACTTCTTTAATTTCCATCCTCCCCTTTTATTTTGCCTACGTACACTGCCATATTTCTTGTATATATCTAAACGTACAAGTGACTCCACAAATATGTAAGATTGCAAGTTTTCTGGCTTTCGGGGGACCGAAATCTAACAATTTCATTGCCTCATTCAATTCAGTCTCAAAGTTCTCCCCATTCCATAGCAACTTATATGCAAATAGTTTATTGTCACAACTTTGTGTCAATAACTTACCCCCATGAATTACAATTGGACCAGGAAGGTAATTTGATGTGTCAATATTGTACTTCTGGATCCACTTTTGCTCCAGTTTGTTTTCAAGTGTCCAAATCTGCACCTTACCAAGAACCCCTTCAAGTGCATAATGAAATGTTTGAGCAATTGCTATACATATCTTCCCGTCTATCTCTCGTATGCAGAATTTCCAAGAACCATATGCATAATGTTCAGGCAATGGTGTCGGTAATTGTATCCGCAAAAACCTTTCTTCACTGAGATCGAAGGATATAATAGCATGCCGCCAGCTAGCTGCTATATCTTCAATTACCCAATACACTATTCCATCAATATTTATTGCTCCAGCATTTCTCACACAGTTCAAGCTTAAGGCTTCTGGAATTTTGATATCTTTCCATTTCTCATCACCAAGCGTATAAACCTGAATAACATTGAATCTATCTTTATTCTTGAAAGGGCCATCTATATTATCACTTAGGAAGTGTGTGATCTTGTATTCTTTTTTCAATGGGTGGAATCCAAAGGTGTAGAATGAGAAATGATCACCCTTCCAATTCCTCAATGGTTTCTCAATACGAATGCTTTCACCCGTTGCAAGGTTTGCTATCTTGATGGTTGATGTATTTGTGTATAAGCAAATAATCCCATTGGATGATCCACAAAGGAGATCATCAGGGCCAATCACTGGCACTGCATATGTTGATTGTGACCAAGCTTCATCAACAAGTATGGCATCACTAGGGTAGCATTTTCTTGCAATAGACTCTTGTTGGAAGAATAAGATGGCATAACGGGATGCATGTTGAAGGTGTAATGTGGCAAACTTGGGATCACGGATCATTGTTTTCCATTGTTTGCAAACACCAACACACCTCAATAAAGTGCTAACTGGAAGCCTAAAAAATATTCGCTCCATGAGGTCTCCCGTGAGACAGTTTATTAAGCATTCATCATCTATTTGTTTCTTTGAATTGGCTTCCTCAAGTTCCATAGTAAGCACAAAGCCTAGATACGAAATTATTGTAGGAAAAAATATTTTAGAAAATGATGGGGCATACACGATAAATATTTTTTATTAAAATAACTAGCTAGAAAAAATGTGAAGAATTTTGAAATTTCTATAGGTTTAAGATTTTAAGAATTGGTACATGATTAAAGAGGTATCAGCCACATAGCAAAATATGGAGCCTGGTATGATTTGTCTATTTACCAAaaatagttaacaaatgcatttaCATATGATTGTTGTAAATTTGAATACACATGTAAGCATGCACAAATAACATAAACTATGGACCTTGACACTAATATACAATCCACACACCTAGACGATACTTGCAAGAATTAAGTGTGTGAAACAATAGAAAATAGTTTAGATGGAAACATTACATAACTAATCAATAAAAAATAGGATTACACAGGTATGTAAATCTAGAACAACATGAAAAACTACATGTTGGCAAGGAAAAACTATGCCGTTTTGGCAAGTTCGGTAACTAATAGAATTTGCAGATGGCAAAATAACAGTGGGCTATATGAAAAAACATAACAAGTGCATCAAAGGGATATATGGAAATCAAACTATGGTAAAAACAATTATGTGGGATAACAAGTTCTGATTTGTGAGTAAAAACAATAGAGGAACAAATACAAGAAAGGGATTTTTCACCAAAAACATGGTTTACCGGGAAATTATTGGGACGGGTGGATCAGATCTTACCGATGAAACCTAAACTTCCAAGCCACGACGACGCAGATCACCTCCCCTCTCTCGATAGCCTTGTCTTCTCTACAAACTTTTGCGTGCAAGGCCTCACGGATATCGCGTCCTCAGCTGAGCCTCGTCACACACCATCACCGCGCCGCCGGTCTGTATCTAGGGTTAACATGTCGAAGGTGGATTGATGGAGGGGATGGGGTGGGAGTTTATCTAAAAGGGTAAGTTATGGATTATTCTGGGCCTTATCAAGGCATTAACATCCATGACCATTGGATCAGGACCCGGCCCAGGAGGAGGGCGAGCGGGGGTAGCTGCTTCGGCCCCTCAAAACCAAGGGGGTACCTAATTATTTGTATGTAATGCTGGGTTTGGCCCAAGTTAGTAGTGTTACTAGCACTAGTAGGATGGTTTGGTCTGCACAGATCCCACTGGTCATGCGGAGCCACCACCCCTATGAGGGATACACCTTATTTGTTTTTCATGGATTTTACTTCTCCCCAATATACTACATGGGTGTCAAAAAGACCCACTTGTGATAATGTGACAATTCTATTAAAATCCCACGGACCCATTAGCTTGAGAGAATGTCTTATTGAAATAGTATATGTTTTCCATTAGGAATACGAGTGATAATCCAAATAGCGAAGACCCATCATTGCATGGTTGTATGCCTTCACATCACACTACCTATGAACTAGTTGTTTTTACTATGAAGATACAAAAAAATCCATTAATGGCTCACTATTTTTGATACTCGACACATAATCATCTAGAGAAAGTAACATTTTTCCTACACCGAAACTTCTAAAATTGGTACAAACAAGATATACCATTTGAAGTGGTTTTCAGAGAGTAGTTTTTTTTTTCCATTTGTAGATCGTTTCTAAACTAAGTTTCCCATTTCTTCTTCTATATAAATGTAAGCTTCATTAGATAGTAAAGACAATCTTAAATTGTTAAAAGGGAAAATGGGAATCTGTGTCCAACCACTAGAGGGAAATCCACAACTCAACTACACGTCATGGCAAACACTACAACATCATACATGGTGCTTATTATACGTCGTGCCAAACTCTAAAGGCCGCGGACATGGATTAGGCGACTCTGAAGGGACATCAGGAATTTATGAACTCACCATTTATGAGATTATTTCTACAATATTTTTATCTATTCTACATATTTTTAGAAAGTAAACAAATAATGAACTTCACTATTTGTTGATTCTCTAAATTTCTTGGGCGATCACCACAAATTTTCATTGCTTTTCACAATCAAGGCTATGTTAATTGCTCTCCTCTGGTGTAATACAAAAATTTCTCTTTAGTTCAAGGTTTTATTTGATGTTCATAGGATTACCAACATATAGGGTAACAATGTTAGGTTTTTCAGCTATTTTGTTGATCATATAGTTATAGTTATAACGTTCAAATACCGTGTGGCGCAATGGAGCCTCGGTAACGGACACGGAGTGATGGACTCGCACATGGGGCGCTATCTGGCGAGGGATATGCTGATCTCGGCCCTGAAGATGGACCAAGTGTTGTTGGCGGTGACAACTTCTGCTGTGAGTGCATGAGGTGCTTGTCGTCTGCTAGATCGGATGTGTGCTCCTATTTTCACCATAGGAGTGACTCGGTGATGCCAACGGTATTTAGCTGGTGGGGCATCGTTTGTGTTTTTAGGGCATACGGCTATGATGGCATGTTCTTCACCCATTGTCGGGTTTGTAAGTGTTGATTGGTAGCTTCAGGTTGCACGATGTATGCTTTTGGCAGATCTTTGTTGAATAAAATTTAAATAAAGCATCTTCGATGAATAGGCTGAGGGATCTCAACCTCCTTTTCGAAAAATACCTTTCTTTTATAAAATAGATTATACAATATCGACGTATGGTCCCATGCTCCATGAATTTGTTGTTCAACTCTGAATGAAACCTCCAAACGAATAAAAGTGTGAATACTTTTTTATTTTGCAAACAGGAGACTGTGAAAGAGGTTCTTTCAATTCATTTAAAGTATGTATTAGTCTAGAGAAGATACATTTTACATGTAATATGATTCTCTTTACTTCTCATTGGCTACCATTTTACGAGACTAGTACATAATTAACCAGCTACATGCTGCAAAATTAGTTTGTTCACTTAGCCATGATACGTAGCTTTACGGAATGGGAGGAACAAATGACATGTGCCCTTCGTGCCAGGGGTTGCCGTACTTGAACCTAGATAGATTGACTGAATGGGACACTACGAGGTAACACAGGAGCTCCACCGGTAGGTCGGTGAAGTTGTAGCTGGCCTCTGTACAACAGCACGTGCCGCGCTGGTATGCCATCTTACGGTCGTCGACCTCGTTGTAGATGACCAAACTCCCGCAACCGTCGTGGGGCACTGGATCATTGCCACATGCACGATGATGTTCATCGACATCATCGATCGTGGCTCACACTTTTGGCACTGGTTCTTGAGAAGCTCACCACCGTGGTTTCgcgcccatatgaccgccctttcACTGTATGGAACAAAGCATGTGGCATGATATTTGTGCATAGATGAATCAATAAAAGAAATCCAATAGAAGCCACCTTGAATGGGGAAGCTTGAAAGCCTGTAGATAGAGTGGAGCACCATGACTCCATGAGGTCTATATAGTACTGTACGAAAGTTTCACTGCTTCGGCGTATGCATATGTTGAACAATAGGGGAAAAAAACTGCACAACATTGCGGGTACCGGCATCCTCTAAGAGCATCTTTAGCAGACCCCTCAAACTGGCCCTACATACGCGTTTGGGACCGGTTTGAGGGTTTGCACCGTTTTGTTGGCCAGAACAGATCATGTATGCGCGTTTTCGTTTCCGAGCGGCGCGAGACGGTATAATATTCTGTTCGGAGAGGGCGATGAGGTCCGAAACCCTCATTCCTCTGCTGCTTTCTCTGCACTTGCATCCGCCGACAAAATCCGTAGCTAGCGACCAAATCCAAGCTCCCCGACGGTAGATGGTCTTCGGGCGGTCCCCTAGCGGTCGCGGGGGTGGCCAGATTGGCCGCAGAGGGGTCCTAGAGCCACCGCGGCGAGAGCTCAAACGACGGCGGCCGCCACGGCAAGAATACGGAGGCGCAGAAGGTAGGACGCCACGCGCCTCCGCGGCTCCTACCGCTACCTCAAGCACAACATGACGCTGCCGCCCGCCTTCTTATGGCGGGAGTCCTGCCACGGCATGGCGGCCTTGCTCGCGTCCACCTCGCGCCGCTCCTCCTTTGCGGCCTCCTCCTCCTTACGCGGTCGACTACGTCGCCGACGACGATCTCGAGGAATTCCTCGCCATGCTGGAGGGCAAGCCAGCGTCTATAACGTGCGACAACTTCGTCGCGGAGGCGAAATTTCCTGCCGTCGTTGGGCTACTCGAGAAGACTACGCGCCAGCAAGCTGAGAAGGAGGAAGAGTGGCGCCAGATCGCGAATGAGCAGCCATACATTCACCTCGGGAGCGAGTCTCCGCgacaccgtcgccgtcgccgccacggCATTGGCTCCGGTGAGCATCCATAGCCCATTTTTGGTATGTGGAATGTTGTGGTGGCGCATTTTATTAAGTTGAGTAAACTTATGTGTATCCCGTGACTTGTAAGATCGAATTGTGGTGCAATTTCAACGATCAAAGTCAAATTGCAATGTAGTTTGTCTACCGTGATTTTCAGTGTGCGGTTTGAGGGTGCTAGAGATGTTCTAATTCCTGCTCGGCGCGATGGTGGGTAGAACTGTAGAACTGTAGCAACCGGCGCTGCCAAAGCCGTCGAGCTTCAACTCCTCAAGCAACAGTGCAAGTTCAGTCAAAAAACGCTGCATTTGCCGGCAACCCGGCATTCCACAGAGGTCGCCATCCGCCACAGAGCTGAGCCCGTCCGGCGCCCTGCCGCGGCGATGGTCGTGCCGCCCGGCGTCGCCTACAACGCGGCCATCTCCCGCTGCTCCCGCGCGGGCCTGCACCCTCGCGCGCTCGCCTTGCTGCACGAGATGCGCGACCGGGGACACCACGCCGACGAGTACACCCTCCCGCCCATCCTCAACTCCGCCGCGATCCTCCGCGTCCCGGCGGGCGCCGACGCGCTCCACtccctcctcctccgcgcggggCTCGCCGCGCACCTCCACGTCGCCAACGCGCTCGTCGACGCCTACGCCAAGCTGTCCCGCCACGCCGCCGCGCGGGtcgtgttcgacgaaatgccgcACCGCGACGTGGTCACCTGGACCTCCCTCCTCACGGGGCTCGCGCGCTCCCGCTCCCACGACCCCGCGCTGCGGGTGTACCGCGACATGGTGGCCTCAGGGATCAGGCCTGACGAGTTCGTCGTCGCGGCCGCGCTGAGCTCGTGCGCTGGCGCCACCGCGATCGAGCTGGGCGTTTCGGTGCACGCCACCGCCGTCCGGCTCGCGCTGGACCCGTTCCTCTCGGTCGGGAACTCGCTGGTGTCCATGTACGCCAAGACCGGCTCGCTGGGCGAGGCCAAAAAGGTGTTCGACGCGATGCGTGTCCGCCGTGACCCCATCACGTGGACGGCCCTGATCGTCGGGTACGCGCAGAACGGCCGGGGCAAGGAGTCGCTGGAGGTCTACGCTGACATGGTCCGGTCGGGATGCAGGCCGGACTACGTCACCTTCATCGGGCTGCTCTTCGCGTGCAGCCATGCTGGCCTGGTCGATGCCGGCCGGGCGCACTTCCGGTCCATGCAGGCCGAGCACGGCGTCGCGCCTGGACCAGACCACTATGCGTGCATGGTCGACCTGCTAGGCCGAGCTGGGCGGCTCGACGAGGCCATGGACCTGCTGAACCGGAGCACGACGAGGTTGGACGCCACGGTGTGGAAGGCGCTCCTCGGTGCTTGCCGGACGCACGGGAACGCGGAGCTCGCCGAGCATGCGGCCGAGATGGTGTGGAGGCTGGACCCGGTGGACGCCGTGCCGTATGTCATGCTGTCGAACCTCTACTCGCGGGCGAGGAGATGGGCCGACGTGGCGAGGATCCGGATGCTGATGAAGTCGAGAGGGATCACCAAGGAGCCCGGGTGCAGCTGGGTGGGAGTGAACGGTGTGACGCACCTGTTCTACGTGGAGGACCGGGGGCACCCCCGGACGGAAGAGATTTACCGAAAGGTTGAGGAGATGATGGGCAGGATCCGGGCTGAAGGATACGTCGCGGATACAGACTGGGCGCTGCAGGATGAGGGGCCGGAGGGGAGGGAGAAGGGTCTGGCTTACCACAGCGAGAGGCTCGCCGTTGCATTTGGGCTGCTTGCCGTGCCGGCCGGCGCGCCGATCCGTGTGTTCAAGAACCTCCGGGTGTGCGGCGACTGCCATGCCGCGATCAAGATGATCGCCAAGGCGTACGGCAGGGAGATCATACTGAGGGATGCCAACTGCTTCCATCACATGAGGGATGGTGTATGTTCGTGCGGCGACTACTGGTAGTGGTAGATTCGGTCAGGCAGGTATGATTCCTTTGCTCATTTTTGGTAGATTCAGCATAGGCATGTCGCATGTGTATAAGAGATAGGTACTTCAGTTGGCTTGGATGAGAACAATGAGAAGAAACATCTCTCTTTTTTTTCTGCCAGTTGCTTGTACTAGATTAGTTGATTGCATCAAAGATGCCAGCAATGTACAGTGCGTGCTACTTCGCTATCGAATGGGGTCTATGTAGTTCTACCATTCTATTCATCGATATCTTTTACAACATCCTATAAAATAAAGAGAAGCAGTTAGTAAAGTCATTGCTGCTACTTCCGTAACAAGACTTGCTAAGGTAATTGATCTTTTGTGATGTATATATCTTGGTGGCAATCAACTATTGAAGATGTGTTCTTTCCATTCTGTAACTGATAGTTCTATGCCCAATGTCCCTAGCTGGTTGTTTCCTTCCAAACCAATTTCCGTCTAATCTTGCTGTAGAATAAGTGTCATTGCTCAAATTTGAAGCCACTATATTAAGGGGTCTTCAGAACTTGTGAGCTCAGCATGTATGTTTATAGAAAATTTGAGAGATTACTTGGCCAGCAACAACCCTTACTCAAAAAACAATGTCTCTAGTACACGATTTTTGTGGCTGCATCGTCGGCTTAATTGTACATACAGATGGATtctcaaaacaccaaaagaaaaaCAATTCTCATGAAAACTCGCACTCTCATTTTTATACTCCAGTTGATCGATCTTTTAACCACACTAGTATTTTCTGACTAATACATTCTTGTTATTATGCCATATACACAAGGAGAACTAGTAACTTATCCATTGCCCCTGTCACTCCACATCCTTCTTTCTATGCCATATACTCACACAAGGTCTCCTCTGTCTCCACAGATACAACAACATGATGacatcttttttttttatttgaagaAACGCAGGAGAGCTGCGATTTTCATTTATAGAGAACATGATGACATCTTAGAGCAACATTTGTAACTACCTAACTCAGGTGAGGATGAGGTTTAACACTTACTCCAGACAACATATAAGAGCATCAACTTCTTGTTGCTGAAACGGCAAGGCTAGATCCTCATACTCCTCGTCCGATTTTTTTGAGTGCTCATCCACCGACCCTGCTTCCTCCACCTGCTTCACGTTTTTTTCCATATAATATCATCGAAGACAAAGGAATGGATAATTGGTTAAATACACTGGCTTTCCTGTTGATGCAATAATGTTGTATCTCTAGAATGCAGCACCACAACAGCTGAATGGCGTGTACATAGAACTGTAACACATCATACTCATATGTTCATCTAGAGTATAGATCATTCAGTTGAGTTATGTTTTTTTCTATTGCACTATTAGCACTTAGGCACATGGGAAAAACAAACTACAAACTTACGTCATTGACTTCATTTGCCATGTAAATTCTGTGTATAAAGCTGGAGGATCAGATGAAGGATAAGAGATGTTCTTTTTCAACTACCTCTTGGATGTCCTTTTCTTCGTCAGTTAGATCCTCATTTGTCTCTGCCTCGCCAGTTTCAtcaccttcttcttcttcactgTCAAACACCGAGTACTTAACCACAAGCTGTATGAGATGAGATACCGTGTCAGCCCAAGCACAGCATCTGCTACTTTAACTTTCATACAAGGCTACTTATACATGTTGTATGAGATATCATAGTTACAGAAAGGTTTAAGAAGCAAACCTCTTTGGAATTGTCATCTGCCATCTTTGGTGAGCTGCAACATTAGGATAAATATCTACTTCGGCACTACCAGCATGTCTGGTGCATCCAGTATCACTTGGCCATGCACTAATCCCAAAAGAGCCAAACTGAAGGTTGGCAGCCTCTGCCTTCCCAATCTGCAATGGGCCATACATAGGATTTCCGACAGATTTCTCACTTCCTGTGCCATCGTTTATGTTTCCGTTGCTGTCACCGGCAACAACAGGCCATGCCTTAGCAACTGAACCATCGGTATTAAGGAGAGCCATCAGATTCCTAGAAGACCCTTTCCTTTGAATGAACTGAAACATGCCCTTGGAGCTCAACGAGTTTGCGGCGCATTGGTTCCTCCAGAAACTGTGAAACAAAGTGTAAGAAAATTGGAATTCAGACAAGGGAACACAAACTGACTTGTTGCAGAATACAAGAATTATATAAtgaagtactccctccggtctcttttaattgactcaaatttagtacaatttTGTActgaatttgagtcaattaaagaaGACTAGAGGAAGTATGCAGCTAGGCTTTTGTCATCTGCAATTTCAATGCAAACGGACACATGCAGGCAGTTTCCATAACTGAATCTTGGCGACAGCTATACAGATACTATGGCGTTGAGTCAAAACTCAAGTCACCAAGAAGTAACCAAGGACCATCCTATCCTAGAGCATTCAGTATTTGGTATACCATTAACTCGGGAACTGAGCTCAGGGAGACGAGGCAGACAGAGACAGACATATGAAAACCATTAATTAGGACGAATAGCCAGGGGACGTTGAAGGCGTGGCGTGGCTTGCATCCCACGAGCTGGAGCGTGCTCTGCAGGACGGGGCGGGTGTAGCGGAAGGTGCTCCGCCGGCCATGGCCGTGGTGGTCAGCGACGGCAATGTAGAGCAACCTCGAGGCTGCCATGTTCCCCTGAACCTACAACCAGGCAGCCCTCCACTGAATCGACATCGGCGGGTGGAAGAAGGAGCAGTGGTGGACCTTGGCCTCGATAGTGGAAGGGGTTTTGAGTCAGGATGTAAGCGGCTCATCCGCTGGACGTAAAGGGATGTACCGCTTCGGCCACATATGCGATTAGCAAATTTTGTGGCAGCCACTTCCGATTTCTGGCGGTTTTGGGCGGATCAGCGGCGCCGCAACAGCCGCTCCACGATTCTGAGGCcttgtttgtttgggcttctacTTATGTTTTTAGAGCTTTTGGGATCCAAAAacagaagccca
Coding sequences within it:
- the LOC127345164 gene encoding P-loop NTPase domain-containing protein LPA1-like; the protein is MADDNSKELVVKYSVFDSEEEEGDETGEAETNEDLTDEEKDIQEVEEAGSVDEHSKKSDEEYEDLALPFQQQEVDALICCLE
- the LOC127345162 gene encoding pentatricopeptide repeat-containing protein At2g03880, mitochondrial-like, giving the protein MVVPPGVAYNAAISRCSRAGLHPRALALLHEMRDRGHHADEYTLPPILNSAAILRVPAGADALHSLLLRAGLAAHLHVANALVDAYAKLSRHAAARVVFDEMPHRDVVTWTSLLTGLARSRSHDPALRVYRDMVASGIRPDEFVVAAALSSCAGATAIELGVSVHATAVRLALDPFLSVGNSLVSMYAKTGSLGEAKKVFDAMRVRRDPITWTALIVGYAQNGRGKESLEVYADMVRSGCRPDYVTFIGLLFACSHAGLVDAGRAHFRSMQAEHGVAPGPDHYACMVDLLGRAGRLDEAMDLLNRSTTRLDATVWKALLGACRTHGNAELAEHAAEMVWRLDPVDAVPYVMLSNLYSRARRWADVARIRMLMKSRGITKEPGCSWVGVNGVTHLFYVEDRGHPRTEEIYRKVEEMMGRIRAEGYVADTDWALQDEGPEGREKGLAYHSERLAVAFGLLAVPAGAPIRVFKNLRVCGDCHAAIKMIAKAYGREIILRDANCFHHMRDGVCSCGDYW